A genomic segment from Juglans regia cultivar Chandler chromosome 14, Walnut 2.0, whole genome shotgun sequence encodes:
- the LOC108998711 gene encoding putative disease resistance protein At3g14460: MAEVVGLLLPPFLQVFFEKFASREFVDFFKSRKLDGGLLKRLEIVLLSTNVVLEDAEEMQFTKPMVKKWLDELKDAVYDAEDILDEIQTEVLQCKLDAEFLTVATKVRKTISTSLNPFVKEIEPKIKDVLQTLDHLVNQKDVIGLKESVREKSSRRSSTTSLVKESNIFGRTYDKEAIINLLLSDKVGGNELCVIAIVGMGGLGKTTVAQLVYNDNRMEGHFDLKVWVCVSDDFDVLKMTKIILEKLGLSTNSESKNLDWLQVTLQQNLTGKKFLLVLDDVWNKSYSEWEALSNPFKSGAEGSRVIVTTREKRVASTMHSTTIYDLKKLQEDDCWSIFSKHAFHSGNSDAHPELEVIGRQIVKRCEGLPLAVKTIGALLWSELDIREWNKIMMSEIWDLQSDIIPALRLSYKYLPLHLKRCFAYCSIFPKGYNFKKEELILLWMAEGFLPQGKDKTMEQIGDDYFADLVSRSLMFQQSREDSLRFVMHDLVNDLARFVSGQFTFRLEGENSPEIVNKTRHLSVAKTIVDTTKKYAALYEAKGLRTFLKIDYYLIMIGKELMHDLLPILRCLRVLNLSLSPNFAELPDSIGKMKHLRHLDVSLTAITKLPDSICKLCNLQTLKISKCRSLTVLPRDIHKLINLRHLDFSSTPIKETPVQLGRLCHLQTLTEFIVSEQSGAGVGELGKLANLGGKLLISNLQNVVSPVGALVARLNDKKYLEELKLEWNDENNILESQRDVLDNLKPHINLKRLSIIGYGGKNFPDWVGHHSFSNIESLNLFNCNYCSVLPPLGQLPSLQSLSIVQFDGIDEVGREFYGNCSSSTKPFVALKVLKVRNMSKLEKWFAFGAENEGEAFTHLEELEISNCSKLSGELPIHPSSLSRLMIEECPLLVTSLSSAATLRQLELRNCNEALFKQLPMGLQKLAIGGFYALESIPERLMGFNSCLKELEISGGHSLMSLSSAGLPSTLKILDIKDCRKLELPMHRNYSSLETLSLSGSFDSLQSFPLNLFPNLTSIKLNGCMNLESFNVPQRLELDFVSFPKLAHFSIVNCQSVKSLPDKMHILLPSLQHLRLENCPEVESFPEGGLPSKLISIHITDCDKLIANRKDWGFQNLPSIRHINIKGNCEDVEFFPEVGLLPTNLVSLEIAKFPNMKSLDYKTLRHLTSLELLSIFSCPKLKFMQEEGLPASISTLLINKCALLEEQLQSRKGKVRRKIAHIPCIYINYELI, encoded by the coding sequence ATGGCTGAAGTTGTAGGCTTACTTCTCCCCCCCTTCCTCCAAgtattctttgaaaaatttgcTTCTCGCGAGTTTGTTGACTTCTTCAAAAGTCGAAAACTTGACGGTGGACTCTTAAAGAGGCTGGAGATAGTACTGTTGTCTACGAATGTGGTGCTCGAAGATGCTGAGGAAATGCAATTTACAAAGCCTATGGTTAAAAAGTGGCTTGATGAGCTCAAAGATGCCGTCTATGATGCAGAAGATATCCTGGATGAGATTCAAACTGAAGTCTTGCAATGCAAGTTGGATGCTGAATTTCTTACTGTCGCAACTAAGGTACGAAAAACCATCTCTACTTCTCTTAATCCTTTTGTCAAGGAGATAGAACCAAAGATAAAAGACGTACTCCAGACGTTGGATCATCTAGTAAACCAGAAGGATGTTATAGGTTTGAAAGAAAGCGTTCGAGAAAAATCATCCAGAAGATCGTCCACTACGTCTTTGGTTAAAGAATCTAACATTTTTGGTAGGACATATGATAAGGAGgcaattattaatttgttgctGTCAGATAAGGTCGGTGGAAATGAGTTGTGTGTAATTGCTATTGTTGGTATGGGGGGACTTGGGAAGACAACCGTTGCTCAACTTGTTTACAACGACAATAGGATGGAGGGGCATTTTGATCTTAAAGTGTGGGTTTGTGTTTCGGATGATTTTGACGTGTTGAAGATgacgaaaataattttagagaaaCTTGGATTGTCAACTAACAGTGAGAGTAAGAATCTAGATTGGCTTCAAGTTACACTACAGCAGAATCTGACAGGGAAGAAATTTCTTCTTGTATTAGATGATGTTTGGAATAAGAGTTATTCAGAATGGGAGGCGTTAAGCAACCCCTTTAAATCTGGAGCAGAAGGGAGTAGGGTGATTGTAACGACACGAGAGAAACGCGTTGCATCAACCATGCATTCTACTACGATTTACGATCTAAAGAAATTACAAGAAGATGATTGCTGgtcaatattttcaaaacacGCGTTTCATTCTGGTAACTCGGATGCTCATCCAGAGTTGGAAGTAATTGGTAGACAGATTGTTAAAAGGTGTGAAGGCCTACCTTTAGCAGTCAAGACAATTGGAGCTCTTTTATGGTCTGAACTAGACATTAGGGAGTGGAATAAGATAATGATGAGCGAAATTTGGGACTTGCAAAGTGATATTATTCCTGCTCTAAGATTAAGCTACAAATATTTGCCCTTACATCTAAAGCGTTGCTTTGCTTACTGTTCAATATTTCCTAAAGGTTATAATTTCAAAAAGGAAGAGTTAATCTTATTGTGGATGGCTGAAGGTTTCTTGCCACAAGGGAAAGACAAAACGATGGAACAAATTGGTGATGATTATTTCGCTGACCTTGTATCAAGATCATTAATGTTCCAACAATCAAGGGAAGATTCTCTTAGATTTGTAATGCATGATCTTGTCAATGACTTAGCAAGATTTGTGTCAGGACAATTTACATTCAGACTAGAGGGTGAAAATTCTCCTGAAATTGTGAACAAGACACGCCATTTGTCAGTTGCTAAAACAATTGTTGATACTACTAAGAAGTATGCGGCGCTTTATGAGGCTAAGGGGTTGCGTACTTtcctaaaaatagattattacCTTATAATGATAGGTAAAGAACTTATGCATGATTTGCTGCCAATTCTAAGATGCTTACGAGTTCTTAATCTATCTCTTTCTCCTAATTTCGCCGAATTGCCTGATTCAATTGGCAAAATGAAGCATCTACGGCATTTGGATGTTTCCTTGACTGCAATTACGAAACTACCTGATTCTATATGCAAGTTGTGCAACTTGCAGACTTTGAAAATATCGAAGTGTAGGAGTCTTACAGTATTGCCAAGAGATATTCATAAACTCATTAATTTGCGTCATCTGGATTTTAGTTCTACTCCCATAAAAGAGACGCCAGTACAATTGGGTAGACTATGTCATCTTCAGACTTTGACTGAATTTATTGTCAGTGAACAAAGTGGAGCGGGCGTAGGAGAGCTCGGGAAACTGGCAAATCTTGGGGGGAAGCTCCTTATTTCTAATCTCCAAAATGTTGTATCCCCTGTAGGTGCTTTGGTTGCGAGATTGAATGATAAAAAGTATTTGGAGGAGTTGAAGTTGGAGTGGAATGacgaaaataatattttagaaagtcAAAGGGATGTATTGGACAATCTCAAACCCCATATAAACTTGAAACGGCTCTCTATCATCGGCTATGGTGGTAAAAATTTTCCAGACTGGGTCGGACATCATTCATTTTCTAATATAGAATCTCTCAATCTATTTAACTGCAACTATTGCTCTGTCTTGCCGCCACTTGGACAGCTACCTTCTCTGCAGTCCCTTTCTATTGTTCAGTTTGACGGAATCGATGAAGTCGGCAGAGAATTTTATGGCAATTGTTCGTCTTCAACGAAACCATTTGTAGCCTTGAAAGTTTTGAAGGTTAGAAACATGTCGAAGCTGGAGAAATGGTTTGCTTTTGGTGCTGAAAATGAAGGTGAAGCTTTTACTCATCTTGAAGAGCTTGAGATTAGTAACTGCTCCAAGTTATCAGGAGAGTTGCCCATACATCCTTCTTCTTTATCTAGACTTATGATAGAAGAATGTCCACTATTGGTGACTTCACTTTCGAGCGCTGCTACTCTACGTCAATTGGAGCTAAGAAATTGTAATGAGGCTCTCTTCAAGCAATTGCCAATGGGATTGCAGAAACTCGCAATTGGAGGATTTTATGCGCTGGAGTCCATTCCGGAGAGATTGATGGGCTTCAACAGTTGTCTTAAGGAATTAGAAATTAGTGGTGGCCACTCGCTTATGTCTCTGTCCAGTGCTGGTCTACCTTCTACATTAAAAATCCTTGACATCAAAGATTGTAGGAAGTTAGAGCTTCCAATGCACCGGAACTATTCATCCCTTGAAACATTGTCGTTATCTGGTAGTTTTGATTCTCTACAGTCATTTCCATTAAACTTATTCCCAAATCTGACGTCCATCAAACTAAATGGATGTATGAATCTGGAGTCTTTTAATGTCCCTCAACGACTTGAACTTGATTTCGTATCATTTCCTAAACTTGCTCATTTTTCTATCGTCAATTGTCAAAGTGTGAAGTCACTACCTGACAAAATGCACATACTGCTTCCGTCTCTTCAGCATTTGCGTTTAGAGAATTGTCCAGAAGTTGAGTCATTCCCTGAAGGAGGCTTGCCTTCCAAACTGATTTCTATTCACATCACAGACTGTGACAAACTCATCGCCAATAGAAAGGATTGGGGATTTCAAAATCTCCCCTCTATTCGACACATTAATATCAAAGGCAATTGTGAAGATGTGGAGTTCTTTCCGGAGGTGGGGTTGCTTCCTACTAATTTGGTTTCTCTTGAGATCGCTAAATTTCCAAATATGAAATCTTTGGACTATAAAACCCTTCGACACCTCACCTCTCTCGAGCTATTGTCGATCTTTTCCTGCCCTAAGTTGAAGTTTATGCAAGAAGAAGGGTTGCCTGCCTCCATTTCTACTCTACTAATCAACAAATGTGCTTTGTTGGAGGAACAGTTGCAAAGCAGAAAAGGAAAAGTAAGGCGCAAGATTGCTCACATCCCCtgcatttatattaattatgaattgATTTGA
- the LOC108998710 gene encoding putative disease resistance protein At3g14460 — MAEVVSLLLSPFLQVFFEKVASREFVDFFRSRKLDSRLLKRLEIVLLSANAVLEDAEEMQFTKPMVRKWLDELKDAVYDAEDILDEIHTEVLRCKLDAEFQTTATKVRKTVSTFLNPFAREIKSKIKDVLETLDDLVKQKDAIGLKEGVGGKSSGRSSTTSLVKESDIFGRTDDKEAIINLLLSDNVNVNESCVIAIVGMGGLGKTTLAQLVYNDDRMEGHFDLKAWVCVSDDFDVLKMTKTILEKLGLSINSDTKSLDWLQVTLQQNLTGKRFLLVLDDVWNKNYSEWEALSNPFKSGAEGSRVIVTTRERRVASIMHSTAIYDLKTLQDDDCWSLFSKHAFHSGNSDAHPELEVIGRQIVKRCKGLPLAVKTIGALLWSELDIREWNKIMMSEIWDLQSDIIPALRLSYKYLPLHLKRCFAYCSIFPKDHDFKKEDLILLWMAEGFLPQPKDKAMEQIGDDYFADLVSRSLFQQSSEDALKFGMHDLVNDLARFVSGQFTFTIEGENSLEIVNKTRHLSFLIESSGNVEKFGALREAKGLRTFLPIDSCSMPRAKELVHGLLPMLRCLRVLILPSCLNLTKLPDSIGKMNHLRHLDVSWTSIRKLPDSICKLCNLQTLKISSCQKLTILPRDIYKLINLRHLDFRYTPIKEMPVQLGRLCCLQTLTKFIVSKQSGAGIGELGKLANLGGKLLISDLQNVVSPIGALVANLNDKKYLEELRLEWNDDDNNISESQSAVLDNLQPHANLRSLSIIGYGGKNFPDWIGHHSFSNIASLYLVKCKHCSVLPPLGQLPSLQSLSIAQFDGIDALGRDFYGNSSSSTKPFGALKVLEVRHMPKLEKWFAFGAENEGGAFTHLEELQIVSCPKLSGELPIHPSSLSRLVIEECPLLVTSLSIAATLRQLELRDCNEALFKELPMGLQKLEIEGFDTLESVPERLMDFSSCLERLEISGCHSLTSLSSGGLPSTLKFLAIKDCRKLELPMHRNYSSLERLSLSGSFDSLKSFPLNLFPNLTSIDLIGCLNLESFNVPQQLELGLVALSSLKIYDCPNFKTFPNGGLRAPNLVEFVVFNCQSVTSLPNKMHILFPSLWRLYLCNCPEVESFPEGGLPSKLAYIYIIDCDKLIANRRGWGFQNLPSVQHINIEGNCKDVESFPEVGLLPTNLVSLRIGKFPNMKSLDYKALRHLTSLDELSISSCPKLKFMQEEGLPASISTLRIIGCDLLEKQLQSRKARRKIDHIPGIYIDGELI, encoded by the coding sequence ATGGCTGAGGTTGTAAGCCTACttctctcccccttcctccaAGTATTCTTTGAAAAAGTTGCTTCTCGTGAGTTTGTTGACTTCTTTCGAAGCCGAAAACTTGATAGTAGACTCTTGAAGAGGCTGGAGATAGTCTTGTTGTCTGCGAATGCAGTGCTCGAGGATGCAGAAGAAATGCAATTTACAAAGCCTATGGTGAGAAAGTGGCTTGACGAGCTGAAAGATGCTGTCTATGATGCAGAAGATATCCTGGACGAGATTCATACTGAAGTCTTGCGATGCAAGTTGGATGCTGAATTTCAAACTACTGCAACtaaggtacgaaaaactgtctcTACTTTTCTTAATCCCTTTGCCAGGGAGATCAAATCAAAGATAAAAGACGTACTTGAGACATTGGATGATCTAGTAAAACAGAAGGATGCTATAGGTTTGAAAGAAGGCGTTGGAGGGAAATCTTCCGGAAGATCGTCCACTACTTCTTTGGTTAAAGAATCTGATATTTTTGGTAGGACTGATGATAAGGAggcaataattaatttgttgttgtCAGATAACGTAAATGTAAATGAGTCATGTGTGATTGCTATTGTTGGCATGGGAGGACTTGGGAAAACAACCCTTGCTCAACTTGTTTACAACGATGACAGGATGGAGGGGCATTTTGATCTTAAAGCTTGGGTTTGTGTTTCTGATGATTTTGATGTGTTAAAGATGACGAAAACAATTTTAGAGAAACTTGGATTGTCAATTAACAGTGATACAAAGAGTCTAGATTGGCTTCAAGTTACACTACAACAGAACCTGACGGGGAAGAGATTTCTTCTTGTTTTAGATGATGTTTGGAATAAGAATTATTCAGAATGGGAGGCCTTAAGCAATCCCTTTAAATCTGGGGCAGAAGGGAGTAGGGTGATTGTAACCACACGGGAGAGACGTGTTGCATCAATCATGCACTCTACTGCAATTTACGATCTAAAGACATTACAAGACGATGATTGCTGGTCACTATTTTCAAAACACGCGTTTCATTCTGGTAACTCGGATGCCCATCCAGAGTTGGAAGTAATTGGTAGACAGATTGTTAAAAGGTGTAAAGGCCTACCTTTGGCAGTCAAGACAATTGGAGCTCTCTTGTGGTCTGAACTAGACATCAGGGAGTGGAATAAGATAATGATGAGCGAAATATGGGACTTGCAGAGTGATATTATTCCTGCTCTAAGATTAAGCTACAAATATTTGCCCTTACATCTAAAGCGTTGCTTTGCTTACTGTTCAATATTTCCTAAAGATCATGATTTCAAAAAAGAAGATTTAATCTTATTGTGGATGGCTGAAGGTTTCTTGCCACAACCAAAAGACAAAGCAATGGAACAAATTGGTGATGATTACTTTGCTGATCTTGTATCAAGATCATTGTTCCAACAATCAAGTGAAGATGCGCTAAAATTCGGAATGCATGATCTTGTCAACGACTTAGCAAGATTTGTGTCTGGACAATTTACCTTCACAATAGAGGGTGAAAATTCTCTCGAAATTGTGAACAAGACACGCCATTTGTCATTTCTCATAGAAAGTAGTGGTAATGTTGAAAAGTTTGGGGCACTTCGTGAGGCAAAGGGGTTGCGAACTTTCCTACCAATAGATTCGTGTAGTATGCCGAGAGCTAAAGAACTTGTGCATGGTTTGCTGCCAATGCTAAGATGCTTACGAGTTCTTATTCTGCCCTCTTGTCTAAATTTGACCAAATTGCCCGATTCAATTGGCAAAATGAATCATCTACGGCATTTGGATGTTTCTTGGACTTCAATTAGGAAACTACCTGATTCCATATGCAAGTTGTGCAATTTGCAGACTTTGAAAATATCGTCATGTCAGAAGCTTACTATATTACCAAGAGATATTTATAAACTCATTAATTTGCGTCATCTTGATTTCCGTTATACTCCCATAAAGGAGATGCCAGTACAATTGGGTAGACTATGTTGTCTTCAGACCTTGACCAAATTTATTGTTAGTAAACAAAGTGGAGCGGGCATAGGAGAGCTGGGGAAACTGGCAAATCTTGGGGGGAAGCTCCTCATTTCGGATCTCCAAAATGTTGTATCTCCTATAGGTGCTTTGGTTGCAAACTTGAATGATAAAAAGTATCTGGAGGAGTTGAGGTTAGAAtggaatgatgatgataataatatttcagaAAGTCAAAGTGCCGTATTGGACAATCTCCAGCCCCATGCAAACTTGAGAAGTCTCTCTATCATCGGCTATGGTGGTAAAAATTTTCCGGACTGGATCGGGCATCATTCATTTTCTAATATAGCATCTCTTTATCTGGTTAAGTGCAAGCATTGCTCTGTCTTGCCACCACTTGGACAGCTACCTTCTCTGCAGTCCCTTTCTATAGCTCAGTTTGATGGAATTGATGCCTTGGGTCGAGACTTTTATGgcaattcttcttcttcaacgaaACCATTTGGAGCCTTGAAAGTTTTGGAGGTTAGACACATGCCGAAGCTAGAGAAATGGTTTGCTTTTGGTGCTGAAAATGAAGGTGGAGCTTTTACTCATCTTGAAGAGCTTCAGATTGTTAGCTGCCCCAAGTTATCAGGAGAGTTGCccatccatccttcttctttatCTAGACTTGTGATAGAAGAATGTCCATTGTTGGTGACTTCACTTTCGATTGCTGCTACTCTACGTCAACTGGAGCTAAGAGATTGTAATGAGGCTCTCTTCAAGGAATTGCCAATGGGATTGCAGAAACTTGAAATCGAAGGATTTGATACCCTAGAGTCCGTACCGGAGAGATTGATGGACTTCAGCAGTTGTCTGGAACGGCTAGAAATTAGTGGTTGTCACTCGCTTACATCGCTGTCCAGTGGTGGTCTACCTTCTACATTAAAATTCCTTGCGATCAAAGATTGTAGGAAGTTAGAGCTTCCAATGCACCGGAACTATTCATCCCTTGAAAGATTGTCGTTATCTGGTAGTTTTGATTCTCTAAAGTCCTTTCCATTGAACTTATTCCCAAATCTGACGTCCATCGATCTAATTGGATGTCTGAATCTGGAGTCTTTTAATGTTCCGCAACAACTTGAACTTGGTTTAGTTGCCTtgtcatcattaaaaatatatgattgccctaattttaaaacatttcccAATGGAGGATTGCGTGCACCTAACCTTGTGGAGTTTGTTGTCTTCAATTGTCAGAGTGTGACGTCACTGCCTAACAAGATGCACATACTCTTTCCGTCTCTTTGGCGGTTGTATTTATGTAATTGTCCAGAAGTTGAGTCATTCCCTGAAGGAGGCTTGCCTTCCAAACTAGCTTATATTTACATCATAGACTGTGACAAACTCATCGCCAATAGAAGGGGTTGGGGCTTTCAAAATCTCCCCTCTGTTCAACACATTAATATCGAAGGCAATTGTAAAGATGTGGAGTCCTTTCCAGAGGTGGGGTTGCTTCCTACTAATTTGGTTTCTCTTCGGATCGGTAAATTTCCAAATATGAAATCTTTGGACTATAAGGCCCTTCGACACCTCACCTCTCTTGATGAATTGTCAATCTCTTCCTGCCCTAAATTGAAGTTTATGCAAGAAGAAGGGTTGCCTGCCTCCATTTCTACTCTACGGATCATCGGATGTGATTTGTTGGAGAAACAGTTGCAAAGTAGAAAAGCAAGGAGGAAAATTGATCACATCCCCGGCATTTATATTGATGGTGAACTGATTTGA